One stretch of Miscanthus floridulus cultivar M001 chromosome 18, ASM1932011v1, whole genome shotgun sequence DNA includes these proteins:
- the LOC136523859 gene encoding protein ALP1-like has product MFLHVVGHNERLRVVDVTFRRSVETISRFFQKVLYVVGELRNELIVPLATNVHPRILGSRRWYSYFKDCIGAIDGTHVLARVPVKIQAAFRGWKHTITQNVLAAVDFDLRFTYVLAGWEGSAHDAFILSDALERADGLRVPPGKFYLVDAGYAVRHGFLPPFRATRHGQDEHVPAESTWTPNINGNASQPNHVPDNEINNMLDQVVNIGGEDNVVEQGGVVAADDGNPAAP; this is encoded by the exons atgttcttgcatgttgttggTCACAATGAGAGGCTTAGGGTGGTTGACGTCACCTTCAGGAGGTCCGTAGAGACAATTAGTAGGTTCTTCCAGAAGGTGTTGTATGTGGTAGGAGAGTTGAGGAATGAATTGATTGTCCCTCTTGCTACCAATGTCCATCCTAGGATCCTTGGGAGCAGAAGGTGGTACTCCTATTTCAAG GACTGCATAGGAGCAATTGATGGTACTCATGTCCTAGCTAGAGTGCCTGTGAAGATACAAGCTGCCTTTAGAGGCTGGAAGCACACCATCACACAAAATGTGTTGGCAGCCGTGGACTTTGACCTTAGATTCACTTATGTGCTTGCTGGTTGGGAGGGATCTGCACATGATGCTTTTATCTTGTCTGATGCTCTTGAAAGAGCTGATGGCCTTAGAGTGCCACCAG GAAAATTCTATCTTGTCGATGCTGGATATGCAGTGAGGCATGGTTTCTTGCCACCATTTCGTGCCACAAG GCATGGGCAGGACGAGCATGTACCTGCTGAATCCACATGGACTCCTAACATCAATGGCAATGCCTCACAGCCAAATCATGTCCCTGATAATG AAATAAACAATATGCTTGACCAGGTTGTTAACATTGGTGGTGAGGACAATGTGGTGGAACAGGGTGGGGTAGTTGCTGCTGATGATGGCAATCCAGCAGCCCCTTAG